From a single bacterium genomic region:
- a CDS encoding APC family permease → MGRLRRILLGPARDLHDPSLSHKLSLAAFLAWVGLGCDGLSSSAYGPEEAYKALGPHGHLAIILVVMTATTIFVISIAYSNLIQHFPGGGGGYLVATKLLGEKAGVVSGCALLVDYFLTISVSIASGCDALWSFLPASFGPYKLAAEVAALMVLVLMNLRGIKESVMTIAPVFLLFVVTHVFLILYAVGSHATALPSLFQGASADFHESVKAFGFLPIALILLRAYSMGGGTYTGIEAVSNGVATLREPRVQTGKRTMFLMATSLAFTAGGILFAYLLTNSVPVAGKTMNAVLAGNLFGHWTLDGFGIGHALVIVTLVAEAALLFMAAQTGFIDGPRVLANMALDSWVPRHFAQFSDRLVTKNGIYLMGAAAIGTLIYTRGNITMLVVMYSINVFITFVLTELGMAGHWIAERLKEPRWKSQLAIHGTGLVMCLCILSVTLYEKFAEGGWMTSLITSAVIALCFLTRRHYQSVRSSLKRLDDLAIIPIAAFQPNEQPTADPPEIDKTAPTAGVMVGGFSGFGIHQLLSIQTQFPRYFKNFIFLSVGVLDSGSFKGADGVLKTEEETRNHLEKYVEWCRENGWPAEYRMAVDTEAVGALEGLCRKVKEEFPNVTFFAGRLIFKNEKYYHRFLHYETAFSIQRRLQFAGLSVTVLPIRVV, encoded by the coding sequence ATGGGACGGCTCCGACGCATTCTTCTGGGGCCGGCGAGAGACCTTCACGATCCCTCGCTGAGCCACAAACTTTCGCTGGCCGCCTTTTTGGCCTGGGTGGGCCTGGGCTGCGACGGCCTTTCTTCCTCGGCCTATGGACCGGAAGAGGCCTATAAGGCGCTGGGTCCGCACGGCCATTTAGCCATCATCCTGGTCGTCATGACCGCCACCACGATCTTCGTGATCTCAATCGCCTATTCCAACCTGATCCAGCACTTTCCCGGCGGCGGTGGCGGCTATCTGGTCGCGACAAAGCTATTGGGCGAAAAGGCCGGCGTTGTTTCGGGTTGCGCCCTGCTTGTCGACTACTTCCTGACCATCTCCGTTTCGATCGCTTCGGGCTGCGACGCCCTGTGGTCATTCTTGCCGGCCAGCTTCGGGCCCTACAAGCTCGCAGCCGAGGTCGCCGCGCTCATGGTTCTGGTCCTCATGAACCTGCGCGGGATCAAGGAATCGGTCATGACGATCGCGCCGGTCTTCCTGCTCTTCGTCGTCACCCACGTCTTCCTCATCCTCTACGCCGTGGGCAGCCATGCGACGGCCCTTCCTTCGCTCTTTCAGGGGGCCTCCGCCGATTTTCACGAATCGGTCAAGGCGTTCGGATTCCTCCCCATTGCCCTGATTTTATTGCGCGCCTACTCGATGGGCGGCGGTACCTATACCGGGATCGAGGCGGTTTCGAACGGAGTCGCGACCCTCCGCGAGCCCCGCGTCCAGACCGGAAAGAGGACGATGTTTCTCATGGCCACTTCGCTCGCCTTCACGGCGGGCGGCATCCTCTTTGCTTATCTCCTGACCAACTCGGTTCCCGTCGCGGGGAAAACGATGAACGCCGTCCTCGCCGGAAATCTCTTTGGGCATTGGACTCTGGACGGTTTCGGCATCGGCCATGCGCTGGTCATCGTGACCCTCGTTGCGGAAGCGGCCCTCCTTTTCATGGCGGCTCAGACCGGCTTCATCGACGGTCCCCGCGTTCTGGCCAACATGGCCTTGGATTCATGGGTGCCTCGGCATTTCGCCCAGTTCTCGGACCGGCTCGTCACCAAAAACGGCATCTATTTGATGGGGGCGGCCGCGATCGGAACCTTGATCTACACGCGCGGCAACATCACGATGCTGGTCGTCATGTACTCCATCAACGTCTTCATCACTTTTGTTCTGACGGAATTGGGCATGGCCGGCCATTGGATCGCGGAGAGGCTCAAAGAGCCGCGGTGGAAGAGCCAGCTGGCCATTCACGGCACCGGTCTCGTCATGTGCCTCTGCATCTTAAGCGTCACCTTGTACGAAAAGTTCGCCGAAGGAGGGTGGATGACCTCCCTCATCACCAGCGCCGTGATTGCCCTCTGTTTTCTGACCCGCCGGCATTATCAATCCGTCCGGAGCAGCCTGAAACGACTTGATGACCTGGCGATCATTCCCATCGCCGCCTTTCAACCGAACGAACAGCCGACGGCGGATCCACCGGAGATCGACAAAACGGCCCCGACGGCGGGGGTGATGGTCGGTGGATTCTCAGGTTTCGGGATCCACCAGCTTCTTTCGATCCAGACTCAATTCCCGCGTTACTTCAAGAATTTCATCTTTCTCTCCGTGGGAGTCCTCGACTCCGGGAGTTTCAAGGGGGCCGACGGCGTCCTGAAAACCGAGGAAGAAACCAGAAATCATCTGGAAAAATACGTGGAGTGGTGCCGCGAAAACGGATGGCCCGCCGAGTACCGGATGGCCGTTGATACGGAGGCGGTCGGCGCACTTGAGGGCCTTTGCCGGAAGGTCAAGGAGGAGTTTCCGAACGTCACTTTCTTTGCCGGCCGGCTCATCTTTAAAAACGAGAAATATTATCACCGCTTTTTGCACTATGAGACGGCCTTCTCCATCCAGCGCCGGCTTCAATTCGCGGGGCTTTCGGTGACCGTATTGCCAATCCGGGTCGTTTGA